From the genome of Verrucomicrobiia bacterium, one region includes:
- the nadC gene encoding carboxylating nicotinate-nucleotide diphosphorylase — MKLSAHEIRGAVQAALREDLGSGDVTTLATIPQTARLTVLLRAREPLTVAGLAFAATAFQLCARRIHVKKLVRDGQRVRRGAGLMEISGPARAILSVERVALNYVQRLSGIATLTGQFVAAVHGTRAKILDTRKTTPGWRRFEKYAVACGGGHNHRFGLFDLVLIKDNHLAALRDAHPNAIAAAVQRARKKYPRLKVEVEADTLAQVRQAVTAKADIILLDNMIPADLRRAVQLIAGRAKSEASGGITLSTVRGRALTGVDFISVGALTHSARAVDIGLDYQA; from the coding sequence GTGAAATTGTCTGCTCACGAGATTCGCGGCGCCGTGCAGGCGGCGCTGCGGGAAGACCTGGGATCGGGGGACGTGACCACTCTGGCCACCATTCCCCAAACCGCCCGCCTGACCGTGCTCCTGCGCGCGCGTGAACCGTTGACCGTGGCCGGATTGGCTTTCGCCGCTACTGCCTTCCAACTCTGCGCGCGCCGGATTCACGTCAAAAAACTGGTGCGCGACGGGCAACGCGTCCGCCGCGGCGCCGGGTTGATGGAAATTTCAGGACCGGCACGCGCCATTTTATCCGTCGAACGCGTGGCGTTGAATTACGTTCAGCGGTTGTCCGGAATCGCCACGCTGACCGGACAATTTGTTGCGGCCGTCCACGGCACGCGGGCGAAAATTCTTGATACCCGCAAAACCACGCCCGGCTGGCGGCGCTTCGAGAAATATGCGGTCGCCTGTGGCGGAGGGCATAACCATCGGTTCGGATTATTCGATCTGGTGTTGATCAAGGACAATCATCTGGCCGCCTTGCGCGACGCCCACCCCAACGCCATCGCTGCCGCCGTGCAGCGCGCCCGTAAAAAATATCCACGGTTAAAAGTGGAGGTGGAAGCAGACACGCTCGCCCAGGTGCGCCAGGCGGTAACCGCCAAGGCCGATATCATCCTGCTGGACAACATGATCCCTGCGGACCTGCGCCGCGCCGTGCAACTGATCGCGGGCCGGGCCAAATCTGAAGCCAGCGGCGGCATCACGTTGTCAACCGTACGAGGTCGCGCGTTGACCGGAGTGGATTTTATTTCCGTCGGCGCGCTGACTCATTCCGCGCGGGCGGTGGACATTGGCTTGGATTATCAGGCTTAA